The following coding sequences lie in one Vibrio sp. BS-M-Sm-2 genomic window:
- a CDS encoding rhodanese-like domain-containing protein has product MKTLLSLSALCIALLSSGVYASERAETGWELIEKGALLVDVRTPAEFKQEHLDNAINYPLSEVATHFAKIDKDQPIVLYCRSGNRSGQAYQFLRAQGFTQIHNAGGLIEMQESQ; this is encoded by the coding sequence ATGAAAACCTTACTTTCACTTTCAGCATTATGTATCGCACTACTCAGTTCAGGCGTTTACGCCTCTGAGCGTGCTGAGACAGGATGGGAATTAATAGAGAAAGGCGCATTATTGGTTGATGTCAGAACACCTGCAGAGTTCAAACAGGAGCATCTGGACAACGCCATCAACTACCCTCTTTCTGAAGTCGCTACTCACTTCGCTAAGATAGATAAAGACCAACCGATCGTTTTGTATTGCCGCAGTGGTAACCGTTCAGGACAAGCCTATCAATTCTTACGAGCTCAAGGGTTTACTCAAATCCATAACGCTGGTGGGTTAATCGAAATGCAAGAAAGCCAATAA
- a CDS encoding tetratricopeptide repeat protein produces the protein MDIWLLVALVLMSLFLIVVVIAASNNGSHLKGNVVISLTAVALSVLVWSQLKQETPQLPLDESNSYTATDFEGELQQSLKQDPNQSDLWFKLGGVYMQKGEFDAAYTCYDYAIRLDPQAPSGLYAAKATALYYLSSQAMSDDVNALLDHSIQLDPNDRTALMLIATDHFISMRYQQAIDAWTQILDSNQKGIDRVSIIHSINQAKQMIR, from the coding sequence ATGGACATCTGGTTGTTGGTTGCGTTAGTACTAATGAGCCTGTTTTTGATCGTGGTCGTTATTGCCGCGAGCAACAATGGCAGTCATCTAAAAGGCAATGTGGTGATTTCCCTTACTGCAGTGGCTCTGAGTGTGCTTGTTTGGTCTCAACTGAAACAGGAGACACCTCAACTTCCTTTAGATGAGAGCAATAGTTACACGGCAACAGATTTCGAAGGTGAGCTTCAACAAAGCCTCAAACAAGACCCGAATCAATCTGACTTGTGGTTTAAGCTTGGTGGTGTGTATATGCAGAAAGGGGAGTTTGATGCAGCGTATACTTGTTATGACTACGCGATTCGATTAGATCCTCAAGCACCATCGGGCCTTTATGCTGCCAAAGCAACCGCACTTTACTATCTTAGCTCCCAAGCGATGAGCGATGACGTGAATGCGTTGTTGGATCACTCAATACAGCTTGATCCCAACGATCGTACGGCATTGATGCTGATTGCGACCGATCACTTCATCAGCATGCGCTATCAACAAGCGATTGATGCCTGGACTCAAATCCTCGATTCCAATCAAAAAGGGATTGATCGTGTTTCGATTATTCATTCGATCAACCAAGCCAAACAGATGATCCGCTAG